Within Homo sapiens chromosome 2, GRCh38.p14 Primary Assembly, the genomic segment TGGCGGTCCCCTCCTGCTGTGGCCCTCCATGTGGCAAGCAACACAATTGGGCCAGGACCCTGGCGTGCTGCTGTAGGGTAGGAGGGTGTGAGGGAGCACTCGGAGGGCAGTGTGTCTGCCCTGCAAATTTAGTCCTGGATGGAGCACCTTTCACTTGAGGGGAGAAATCTTAGGAAGCTGAATTAGATACAGATCTAAGCCatattctctaattttaaaaactatagagCTGAGATTTTGGTATCCATCTGACTCttacgtctctctctctctctctctctcagtttatttttaatctggGGGACAAGAAGGCCTGGAAAAGAGGGCAGGATTGCTTATCATCCCTTAAATACCAGTACCAAGGCTGACACGTCATCTTTCCCAAGGACCAtctgccttctctcttttcctcctctcctgtGTAAAGGCCTGGAGGATGAGCACATGTGCTGTGTTTTCCTCCCTCTCAAAGCCTGTGCTATCTAATTAATCCCTTTTACCTCACAGAAGGAGAAACTGATGAAGCTGGCTGCCCAAAAGGAATCAGCACGCCGGCCCTTCATCTTTTATAGGGCTCAGGTGGGCTCCTGGAACATGCTGGAGTCGGCGGCTCACCCCGGATGGTTCATCTGCACCTCCTGCAATTGTAATGAGCCTGTTGGGGTGACAGATAAATTTGAGAACAGGAAACACATTGAATTTTCATTTCAACCAGTTTGCAAAGCTGAAATGAGCCCCAGTGAGGTCAGCGATTAGGAAACTGCCCCATTGAACGCCTTCCTCGCTAATTTGAACTAATTGTATAAAAACACCAAACCTGCTCACTAAACTTTCTGTCATTGGGTTTCATTTCTCATTCATGCTTTAAGGATTTGTGTTTTTAGGATATAGCAAGAAGCTTGTTTAATTACAAAGTTCTGGGTTGGAAAGAGACCGGCTTCTGCTTGTGTACTGCTACCCTGAACCATCagacatgcatgtgtgtgtcatATGCTATGATGTGGCCAGTCTGAGTGCAATACTTGCAGTGGGAAGGAGCAGCTGGGTGCATGCTGTGCTCTAGAATTAGTCTTTCCTACTGGGGTTTGGTAGATTCTGAGGGCATTGATCCTGGGGCAGAAGTGGCTGAGTCTGTGTCTAGGGTACAGTGTGCAAGAAAGAAA encodes:
- the IL37 gene encoding interleukin-37 isoform 3 (isoform 3 is encoded by transcript variant 3), whose translation is MSFVGENSGVKMGSEDWEKDEPQCCLEEIFFALASSLSSASAEKGSPILLGVSKGEFCLYCDKDKGQSHPSLQLKKEKLMKLAAQKESARRPFIFYRAQVGSWNMLESAAHPGWFICTSCNCNEPVGVTDKFENRKHIEFSFQPVCKAEMSPSEVSD